One Mobula hypostoma unplaced genomic scaffold, sMobHyp1.1 scaffold_105, whole genome shotgun sequence genomic region harbors:
- the LOC134342045 gene encoding LOW QUALITY PROTEIN: NACHT, LRR and PYD domains-containing protein 3-like (The sequence of the model RefSeq protein was modified relative to this genomic sequence to represent the inferred CDS: substituted 1 base at 1 genomic stop codon) gives MSPSSDITELLASWNDFQLLQLTDFYRDRLEQAMEGSVHGVSLALTAENQFSGEEHRKISDLADKGERADSSKLLLSLVMEKGSSARRVMWEAFVKMRIGVAKFDKILKEIQEHGYVPVHRPIREIPRGLKDVQQKHKETLRAQTKTLRVNTILMREKVKVFQLVDRYAELTVISTVRDRTLVEHELLARGRDHEEWRAKHLRRHLEKIRTDQLFQSSFSWSNSKSGRKAAVAGVAGIGKTTMVQKIVYDWAIGKIYQQFQFVFSFKFRDLNSINCRINLRELILDQYPYFGNVLREVWKNPEGLLFIFDGLDEFKHRIDFADSRRDTEPKHQCPDPEWWCEVSNIVYSLIQGKLLPGCSVLVTTRPTALHLLEKAEIGIWAEILGFVGEERKEYFIRHFEDEMVAAAVFKHVEENEILYTMSYNPSYCWILALALGPFFTQRVRDPQRVPKTITQLYSYYIYNILKNHGCEIENPRDVLLRVGQMAFRGVSEKKIVFTDGDLINYSLQPSQFLSGFLMELLEREDSARCVVYTFPHLTIQEFVAAVAQFLTLNPGDILKFLTEAHYTTDGXFEVFLRFVAGLSSPMTARGLEEFLGPFPHQTTCRVIDWVKEEVKRQSGNTERKGGKRSLLNTLHYLFESQNYGLVQAALESAEVLSFSGMTLTPIDCAVLSHVIGLCGTIKHLNLQECRIQCEGIQRLGPVLHRCQELRLGGNELGDLEVKLVSVALRNPECKIQKLWLNHVGLTDSGGKYFISALSTSPSLTELDLSGNKLGDSGVKLVSATLRNPECKIQKLELNRVGLTDSGVEDLVSAFSTIPSLTGLGLSGNKLGDSGVKLVSAALRNPECKIQTLRLENVGLTDSGVEDLASALRTNPSPTGLGLSGNKLGDSGVRLMFAALRNPECKIQTLRLNNVDLTDAGAEDLVSALSTKPSLMGLDLGSNSLTDRSVPALRHLILNLPSLKQIWLGDNEFSETGEKELTPLQGVRPGLTVIL, from the exons ATGA GTCCGAGCTCTGATATCACCGAGCTCCTGGCAAGCTGGAATGATTTCCAGCTGCTGCAGCTGACGGACTTCTACCGGGACAGGCTGGAGCAGGCGATGGAAGGAAGTGTGCACGGAGTGAGCCTGGCGTTAACGGCTGAGAATCAGTTCAGCGGAGAGGAACACCGG AAAATCTCTGATCTCGCTGATAAGGGAGAGCGGGCAGACAGTTCTAAACTCCTCCTGAGCCTGGTGATGGAGAAAGGCTCCAGCGCCCGGAGGGTGATGTGGGAAGCCTTTGTGAAAATGCGGATTGGTGTCGCAAAGTTTGACAAAAtactgaaagagatacaggaacaTG GTTATGTTCCGGTCCATCGACCCATCCGGGAGATTCCCAGGGGGCTGAAAG ATGTTcaacagaaacacaaggagacTCTGCGGGCACAAACGAAAACACTGAGAGTGAACACGAtcctgatgagggagaaggtgaaggttTTCCAGCTGGTTGATCGATACGCTGAGCTCACGGTCATTTCTACTGTTCGGGATCGGACACTGGTGGAACATGAGCTGCTGGCAAGAGGCAGAGACCATGAGGAGTGGAGAGCAAAACATCTCCGCAGACACCTGGAAAAAATCCGGACTGATCAGTTATTCCAGAGCAGCTTTTCCTGGAGTAACTCCAAATCTGGGAGaaaagcagcagtggctggagttgcAGGGATCGGGAAAACCACAATGGTACAAAAGATTGTTTATGACTGGGCCATAGGGAAAATATACCAGCAGTTCCAGTTTGTCTTTAGTTTCAAATTCCGGGATTTAAACTCCATTAACTGTAGAATAAACCTGAGAGAACTGATTCTGGATCAGTATCCCTACTTCGGGAATGTCCTGAGAGAGGTCTGGAAGAACCCAGAGGGATTGCTGTTTATATTTGATGGTTTGGATGAATTCAAACACAGAATCGATTTTGCTGACAGTCGGAGAGATACAGAACCCAAGCACCAGTGCCCAGATCCCGAGTGGTGGTGTGAAGTGTCCAATATCgtgtacagtttaatccagggcaagctgctcccagggtgttcagtgctggtgaCCACCCGTCCCACTGCGTTACATTTATTGGAAAAGGCAGAGATCGGGAtttgggctgaaatcctgggATTTGTTGGTGAGGAACGGAAGGAATATTTCATCAGGCATTTTGAAGATGAAATGGTGGCAGCTGCTGTTTTCAAACACGTGGAGGAGAACGAGATCCTGTACACCATGAGCTACAACCCCTCCTACTGCTGGATCCTCGCTCTGGCACTGGGCCCCTTCTTCACGCAAAGAGTCAGGGACCCGCAGCGAGTTCCCAAGACCATCACCCAACTATATTCCTACTATatttacaacatcctgaaaaaCCATGGTTGTGAGATTGAGAACCCCCGTGATGTGTTACTCAGGGTTGGTCAGATGGCCTTTAGAGGAGTGTCCGAGAAGAAGATTGTGTTTACAGATGGAGATTTGATCAACTACAGTCTGCAGCCTTCCCAGTTCCTGTCTGGGTTCctgatggagcttttggagagGGAGGATTCTGCCCGGTGTGTGGTTTACACATTCCCACACCTCACCATCCAAGAGTTTGTGGCTGCAGTCGCACAATTCCTGACTCTAAATCCTGGGGATATCCTGAAATTCCTCACTGAAGCCCACTATACGACAGATGGATGATTTGAGGTATTTCTCCGTTTTGTTGCTGGTCTCTCCTCCCCAATGACAGCTCGGGGCCTGGAGGAGTTTCTGGGCCCATTTCCTCATCAAACAACCTGCCGGGTGATTGactgggtgaaggaggaggttaaACGTCAGAGTGGAAACACAGAGAGGAAAGGTGGTAAAAGGAGCCTCCTGAACACATTGCACTACCTATTTGAGTCTCAGAATTATGGACTGGTTCAGGCCGCACTGGAATCAGCAGAAGTACTTTCATTCAGTGGAATGACATTGACTCCGATTGACTGCGCGGTCCTGTCTCATGTCATTGGACTTTGTGGTACAATAAAACACCTCAACCTGCAGGAATGCCGCATTCAGTGTGAAGGAATCCAGCGGCTGGGACCCGTGCTGCACAGATGCCAGGAGTTGAG ACTCGGTGGTAATGAACTGGGAGACTTAGAAGTGAAACTGGTGTCTGTGGCTCTGAggaacccggagtgtaaaatacagaaactgtg GCTGAACCatgtcggtctcacagattctggaGGAAAATACTTCATCTCTGCTCTCAGTACAAGCCCATCACTGACGGAGCTGGACCTGAGTGGTaataaactgggagattcaggagtgaaactggtgtctgcgaCTCTGAGAaacccggagtgtaaaatacagaaactgga gctgaACAGAgtcggtctcacagattctggtgtTGAGGATCTCGTCTCCGCTTTTAGTACAATCCCATCACTGACAGGGCTGGGCCTGAGTGGTaataaactgggagattcaggagtgaaactggtgtctgcggctctgaggaacccggagtgtaaaatacagacactgcg GCTGGAGAatgtcggtctcacagattctggtgtCGAGGATCTCGCCTCCGCTCTTCGTACAAACCCATCACCGACGGGGCTGGGCCTGAGTGGTaataaactgggagattcaggagtgagACTGATGTTTGCGGCTCTGAGGAAtccggagtgtaaaatacagacaCTGCG acTGAACAATGTGGATCTCACAGATGCTGGTGCCGAGGATCTCGTCTCCGCTCTCAGTACAAAACCATCACTCATGGGGCTGGACCTGGGATCAAACTCGCTCACAGACCGATCTGTCCCCGCTCTCCGCCACCTCATATTGAACCTCCCGAGTCTGAAGCAGATCTG